The following are from one region of the Meiothermus sp. Pnk-1 genome:
- a CDS encoding NAD(P)/FAD-dependent oxidoreductase, whose translation MMRTDVTIIGAGPAGLFAAFYVGMRNLSVRLIDPLPEPGGQLSALYPEKYIYDIAGFPKVLAKDIVANLTAQLEPFKPIYSLGERAEKLEEDNGDFVIQTSAGHSYRTGSIVIAAGVGAFEPRKIGCPGEADFAGHGVYYAVKNPEEFRGKRVLVVGGGDSAVDWTLGLKDRAHVTLIHRRDSFRAHGATVNQLRAAAEAGEIRLLTPYEIRSIEGDGRVQRATIFHNQTKEETALELDAVIILAGYLSKLGPLASWGLELEGNKIKVNSKMETSRPGIFGCGDIVTYPGKLPLIALGFGEAAIAANHAAAYANPALKVNPGHSSEKADHVPALVEKAVAEI comes from the coding sequence ATTATGCGCACGGACGTGACCATTATCGGTGCCGGGCCAGCGGGACTTTTTGCGGCTTTTTACGTGGGGATGCGCAACCTTAGCGTGCGCCTCATCGACCCCCTTCCCGAACCCGGCGGCCAGCTTTCCGCCCTCTACCCCGAAAAGTACATCTACGATATCGCTGGCTTCCCTAAGGTCTTGGCCAAGGATATCGTGGCTAATTTGACGGCACAGCTCGAGCCCTTCAAGCCAATCTACAGTCTGGGTGAGCGGGCGGAGAAACTTGAGGAAGACAACGGTGACTTCGTGATCCAGACCTCGGCAGGCCACAGCTACCGCACCGGCTCTATCGTGATTGCCGCGGGGGTAGGGGCTTTTGAGCCGCGTAAGATCGGCTGCCCCGGCGAGGCCGATTTCGCGGGGCATGGAGTTTATTATGCGGTCAAAAATCCCGAGGAGTTTCGGGGAAAACGAGTGCTCGTCGTGGGGGGCGGGGACAGTGCGGTGGACTGGACGCTAGGGCTTAAGGACCGGGCCCACGTCACCCTCATCCACCGCCGGGATAGTTTCCGTGCTCATGGGGCTACGGTCAACCAGCTGCGGGCGGCTGCCGAGGCCGGGGAGATTCGCCTTCTCACCCCCTACGAGATCAGGAGCATCGAGGGGGATGGCCGGGTGCAGCGGGCCACCATCTTCCACAACCAAACCAAGGAAGAGACGGCGCTCGAGCTAGATGCGGTGATCATACTGGCCGGGTACCTCTCCAAGCTAGGGCCGCTGGCCAGCTGGGGCCTCGAGCTCGAGGGCAACAAGATCAAGGTCAACTCCAAGATGGAGACCAGCCGCCCTGGCATCTTCGGCTGTGGGGACATCGTTACCTATCCTGGCAAGCTTCCGCTGATCGCCCTGGGCTTCGGGGAGGCGGCGATCGCCGCCAACCAC